Proteins encoded together in one Cherax quadricarinatus isolate ZL_2023a chromosome 68, ASM3850222v1, whole genome shotgun sequence window:
- the LOC138854726 gene encoding ctenidin-1-like, producing the protein MKLLLVTISAALLVGSSNVNGGHIGGGGGFGGGHIGGGGFGGGSFSGGRYGGRGGFGGGGFGGHGGGGFGGGGFSGGRYGGRGGFGGGGFGGHGGGGFGGGHIGGGGFGGGGFSGGRYGGRGGFGGGGFGGSLGGFGGGFGGSHGGFGGGSGFGSHGGSFGRSYG; encoded by the exons ATG AAACTGTTGCTGGTGACCATTAGTGCTGCTCTCCTGGTGGGATCCTCCAATGTGAACGGAGGTCACATTGGAGGCGGCGGCGGCTTTGGCGGAGGACACATTGGAGGCGGCGGATTTGGCGGTGGTAGCTTCTCCGGAGGCCGATATGGAGGACGTGGAGGATTTGGCGGTGGTGGATTTGGAGGCCATGGTGGTGGCGGGTTTGGCGGTGGTGGCTTCTCCGGAGGCCGATATGGAGGACGTGGAGGATTTGGCGGTGGTGGATTTGGAGGCCATGGTGGTGGCGGGTTTGGCGGAGGCCACATTGGAGGCGGCGGATTTGGCGGTGGTGGCTTCTCCGGAGGCCGATATGGAGGACGCGGAGGATTTGGCGGTGGTGGATTTGGTGGGTCCCTCGGAGGGTTTGGCGGAGGATTTGGAGGCTCCCATGGTGGGTTTGGTGGTGGATCTGGTTTTGGTTCTCATGGCGGGAGCTTCGGCCGCAGCTACGGTTAA
- the LOC128697612 gene encoding ctenidin-1-like gives MKLLLVTISAALLVGSSNVNGGHIGGGGGFGGGHIGGGGFGGGSFSGGRYGGRGGFGGGGFGGHGGGGFGGGGFSGGRYGGRGGFGGGGFGGHGGGGFGGGHIGGGGFGGGGFSGGRYGGRGGFGGGGFGGSLGGFGGGFGGSHGGFGGGSGFGSHGGSFGRSYG, from the exons ATG AAACTGTTGCTGGTGACCATTAGTGCTGCTCTCCTGGTGGGATCCTCCAATGTGAACGGAGGTCACATTGGAGGCGGCGGCGGCTTTGGCGGAGGACACATTGGAGGCGGCGGATTTGGCGGTGGTAGCTTCTCCGGAGGCCGATATGGAGGACGTGGAGGATTTGGCGGTGGTGGATTTGGAGGCCATGGTGGTGGCGGGTTTGGCGGTGGTGGCTTCTCCGGAGGCCGATATGGAGGACGTGGAGGATTTGGCGGTGGTGGATTTGGAGGCCATGGTGGTGGCGGGTTTGGCGGAGGCCACATTGGAGGCGGCGGATTTGGCGGTGGTGGCTTCTCCGGAGGCCGATATGGAGGACGCGGAGGATTTGGCGGTGGTGGATTTGGTGGCTCCCTCGGAGGGTTTGGCGGAGGATTTGGAGGCTCCCATGGCGGGTTTGGTGGTGGATCTGGTTTTGGTTCTCACGGCGGGAGCTTCGGCCGCAGCTACGGTTAA
- the LOC128697891 gene encoding ctenidin-3-like — protein sequence MKLLLVTISAALLVGSSRVNGGHIGGGGGGGGFSGGHTGGGGFGGGGFSRGQYGGRGGFGGGGFSGSHGGFGGSLGGFRGSHGGIGGGFGGGGIGGGFSGGRYGGRGGFGSGGFGGSLGGFGGGKGGFGGSHGGIGGGFGGGRIGGGFSGGRYGGRSGLGGSGFGGSLGGFSGGFGGGKGGFVGSRGGFGGGSGFGSHGGSFGRSYG from the exons ATG AAACTGTTGCTGGTGACCATTAGTGCTGCTCTCCTGGTGGGATCCTCCAGGGTGAACGGAGGTCACATTggaggcggaggcggaggcggCGGCTTTAGCGGAGGACACACTGGAGGCGGTGGCTTCGGCGGTGGTGGTTTCTCTAGAGGCCAATATGGAGGACGTGGAGGATTCGGCGGTGGTGGATTTAGTGGATCCCACGGTGGATTTGGTGGATCCCTCGGCGGATTTCGAGGCTCCCATGGCGGTATAGGTGGAGGATTTGGCGGCGGAGGGATTGGCGGAGGATTCTCTGGAGGACGATATGGAGGACGTGGAGGATTTGGCAGCGGTGGATTTGGTGGCTCACTTGGCGGATTTGGTGGGGGTAAGGGCGGATTTGGAGGCTCCCATGGCGGGATTGGCGGAGGATTTGGCGGCGGCAGAATTGGCGGAGGATTCTCTGGAGGACGATATGGAGGACGTAGTGGACTTGGCGGCAGTGGATTTGGTGGATCCCTTGGCGGGTTTAGCGGCGGATTTGGTGGGGGTAAGGGCGGATTTGTAGGCTCCCGTGGCGGGTTTGGTGGTGGATCTGGTTTTGGCTCTCACGGCGGGAGCTTCGGCCGCAGCTATGGTTAA